The Asticcacaulis excentricus genome has a segment encoding these proteins:
- the rpmF gene encoding 50S ribosomal protein L32 — translation MAVPKRKVSPSRRNMRRSHHALGANSYVEDKDTGELRRPHHIDLKTGIYKGRQVITPKKD, via the coding sequence ATGGCCGTACCTAAGCGGAAAGTATCCCCCTCGCGGCGCAACATGCGTCGCTCGCACCACGCGCTCGGCGCCAACTCGTATGTGGAAGACAAGGACACCGGCGAACTGCGCCGTCCGCACCACATCGACCTGAAGACCGGCATCTACAAGGGCCGTCAGGTGATTACGCCGAAAAAGGACTAA
- a CDS encoding glycine zipper domain-containing protein, protein MKPSFFQRHLPLALIGVGLIGLAAPTLASAQGYDGYCYQRKSNSTATGAVIGALAGAAIGNGSSHRYDRGGNTVAGAALGAVVGGALGNASVDCHDGRYYSYERSGYYDPPPPPPGYGVVYYESRPRYDGYYVYRERYYGPRYYPAPRSYYYRDRYDRYDRYDRYERREREYYHHRRERW, encoded by the coding sequence ATGAAACCCTCCTTTTTTCAACGGCATCTGCCGCTGGCCCTGATCGGGGTTGGCCTTATCGGTCTGGCCGCCCCTACTCTCGCTTCGGCACAAGGCTATGACGGCTATTGCTATCAGCGCAAATCCAACTCCACCGCCACAGGCGCGGTGATCGGCGCTCTGGCCGGAGCGGCCATCGGCAACGGTTCCTCGCATCGCTACGACCGCGGCGGCAATACGGTCGCCGGGGCCGCCTTAGGCGCCGTGGTCGGCGGAGCCTTGGGCAATGCCTCGGTCGATTGCCACGATGGCCGCTACTATTCCTATGAACGCAGCGGCTATTACGACCCGCCGCCCCCGCCGCCGGGCTATGGCGTCGTCTATTACGAATCGCGACCGCGCTATGATGGTTATTATGTTTATCGCGAGCGCTATTACGGCCCACGCTATTATCCGGCCCCGCGCAGCTATTACTACCGCGACCGCTATGACCGGTACGACCGCTATGATCGTTATGAGCGTCGCGAACGGGAATATTATCATCATCGCCGTGAGCGATGGTAA
- a CDS encoding MerR family transcriptional regulator produces MSKGPLAFRTISETADAVGVPQHVLRFWETKFTFIRPTKRAGGRRFYRPQDIDLLMGVKVLLHDRGYTIRGVQKLYKDEGQKALLSAGQGGSTAFIPAAEGYAEPDEAPMEVVSAPPLPRKVMADSAEPAFDFEEMSALPVVRGLSEETRTRLLAIAQSLENAQKTMLRSLKGL; encoded by the coding sequence GTGTCCAAGGGGCCTCTCGCCTTTCGTACCATTTCCGAAACCGCTGACGCGGTGGGCGTGCCCCAGCATGTGCTGCGGTTCTGGGAAACCAAGTTCACCTTTATCCGTCCGACCAAGCGCGCCGGGGGGCGGCGTTTCTATCGGCCGCAGGATATTGACCTGCTGATGGGGGTGAAGGTGCTGCTGCACGATCGCGGCTATACGATTCGCGGCGTGCAGAAGCTGTACAAGGATGAGGGGCAAAAGGCGCTTCTGTCGGCCGGGCAGGGCGGCAGCACGGCCTTTATCCCGGCGGCGGAGGGTTACGCTGAGCCGGACGAGGCGCCGATGGAGGTCGTATCCGCGCCGCCCTTACCGCGCAAAGTCATGGCCGACAGTGCCGAACCGGCCTTTGATTTCGAGGAAATGTCGGCCCTGCCGGTCGTTCGCGGCCTGAGCGAAGAGACGCGCACGCGGCTTCTGGCCATCGCCCAAAGCCTCGAAAACGCGCAAAAAACCATGCTGCGCAGCCTCAAGGGGCTCTGA
- a CDS encoding integration host factor subunit alpha: protein MKATTLTRAELFEAVHNELGLPRQECAALVERTLDLVIDSLEKGETVKLSGFGVFQVREKNARVGRNPKTGKPAAIDPRKVISFRASQIMKARVDAGVGE, encoded by the coding sequence ATGAAAGCCACGACCCTGACCCGCGCCGAACTGTTCGAAGCGGTGCACAACGAACTGGGCCTGCCGCGTCAGGAATGCGCCGCGCTGGTCGAGCGTACCCTCGATCTGGTCATTGATTCGCTGGAAAAGGGCGAGACGGTCAAGCTGTCGGGCTTTGGCGTGTTTCAGGTCCGCGAAAAGAACGCTCGCGTGGGGCGCAACCCCAAGACGGGTAAGCCGGCGGCCATTGATCCGCGCAAGGTCATCTCCTTCCGCGCTTCGCAGATCATGAAGGCGCGCGTCGATGCCGGTGTCGGCGAATAA
- a CDS encoding beta-ketoacyl-ACP synthase III, with protein MSVTRTAVTGVGGYLPETVLSNEDFTRMVDTTDEWIVARTGIRKRHKAGDTQLTSDLAVEAAKIALKAAGRTIEDIDLIIVATTTPDMTFPSTASIVQAKLGVPRGAAFDVQAVCSGFVYALSVADGFVARGLSKCALVIGAEVMSRILDYTDRSTCILFGDGAGAVVLEPVQGNGTAQDTGILSFDLQCDGSKTDLLYVDGGVFNSGQHVGKIRMQGNQVFKHAVQKISEAAESAIHKAGLDHQAVDWFIPHQANQRILDGVADRLGMDREKVISTVAEHANTSAASIPLAWYAGIQDGRVKKGDLVLIEALGGGLTWAAAAIRL; from the coding sequence ATGAGCGTAACACGTACGGCGGTAACCGGCGTCGGCGGTTATCTGCCTGAAACGGTCCTCTCTAACGAGGACTTCACCCGCATGGTGGATACCACGGACGAATGGATCGTGGCGCGCACCGGTATCCGCAAGCGTCACAAGGCGGGCGATACCCAACTGACTAGCGATCTGGCCGTCGAAGCGGCGAAGATCGCTCTTAAGGCAGCGGGGCGCACGATCGAGGATATAGACCTCATCATCGTCGCCACCACCACGCCGGACATGACCTTTCCGTCCACCGCCTCCATCGTTCAGGCCAAGCTGGGCGTGCCGCGCGGCGCGGCCTTCGACGTGCAGGCGGTCTGTTCGGGCTTCGTCTATGCCCTGAGCGTGGCCGATGGGTTTGTCGCGCGCGGCCTGTCGAAATGCGCGCTGGTCATCGGGGCCGAGGTGATGAGCCGCATCCTCGACTATACGGACCGTTCGACCTGCATCCTGTTCGGCGACGGGGCCGGGGCCGTGGTTCTGGAGCCCGTGCAAGGTAATGGCACGGCGCAGGATACGGGCATCCTCAGCTTTGACCTGCAATGCGATGGCTCGAAGACCGATCTTCTGTACGTCGATGGCGGGGTCTTTAATTCGGGGCAGCACGTCGGCAAGATTCGCATGCAGGGCAATCAGGTGTTCAAGCACGCCGTGCAGAAAATCTCCGAAGCCGCCGAATCGGCCATCCACAAGGCGGGGCTCGACCATCAGGCCGTGGACTGGTTCATCCCGCACCAAGCCAATCAGCGCATCCTTGACGGCGTGGCTGACCGGCTGGGGATGGATCGTGAGAAGGTCATCTCGACCGTGGCTGAACACGCCAACACCTCAGCGGCCTCGATTCCTTTGGCCTGGTATGCGGGGATACAGGATGGACGGGTCAAAAAGGGCGATCTGGTGCTGATCGAAGCGCTGGGCGGCGGCCTGACCTGGGCGGCGGCGGCGATCCGCCTGTAG
- the plsX gene encoding phosphate acyltransferase PlsX, with translation MGGDHGPRVTVPGTAEALKRDGSGRLRFLLHGDEALIAPELAKCPELKAVATIVHTDQSVAMDEKPAQALRRRTTSLFMAISSVKSGAAHAVVSAGNTGALMALSKMILKMITEDLERPPIACSWPNAKGGMGTVLDVGANVTSDANQLIEFAVMGTAFHRAVRGKDKPTVGLLNVGSEDVKGHEEVREAHRILREGVDGINYYGFVEGNDIGKGTVDVVVTDGFTGNIALKTAEGTAKFVKNLFKDALTSSLLSKLGALLAAPALRAMAKTVDPGAANGGPLLGLNGIVVKSHGGAEAWAYSNAVSVAISLAASAYATDIRKALAHVREAHIASPETPQPPQMADEKVS, from the coding sequence ATGGGCGGCGATCATGGCCCCCGTGTGACTGTGCCGGGTACGGCAGAAGCGCTGAAGCGCGACGGTTCGGGCCGGTTGCGCTTTCTGCTGCACGGCGATGAGGCATTGATTGCGCCGGAACTGGCCAAATGTCCGGAACTGAAGGCCGTCGCCACCATTGTCCACACTGATCAGTCGGTGGCGATGGACGAAAAGCCGGCTCAGGCCCTGCGTCGTCGGACAACCAGCCTGTTTATGGCCATTTCCTCGGTCAAAAGCGGTGCGGCCCACGCGGTCGTCTCGGCCGGCAATACCGGTGCGCTGATGGCGCTGTCGAAGATGATCCTCAAAATGATCACCGAGGACCTTGAGCGTCCGCCGATTGCCTGTTCGTGGCCGAACGCCAAGGGCGGCATGGGAACGGTGCTCGATGTCGGGGCCAACGTGACCTCCGACGCCAATCAGCTTATCGAATTCGCCGTTATGGGCACGGCCTTCCACCGCGCTGTGCGCGGCAAGGATAAACCCACGGTTGGCCTGCTGAATGTCGGCTCCGAGGACGTCAAAGGCCATGAAGAGGTGCGTGAGGCGCACCGTATTCTGCGCGAAGGCGTGGACGGCATCAATTACTACGGGTTTGTCGAAGGCAACGATATCGGCAAGGGCACGGTGGACGTCGTCGTCACCGATGGCTTTACGGGCAATATCGCGCTGAAAACCGCCGAAGGCACCGCCAAGTTCGTCAAAAACCTGTTCAAGGACGCGCTGACCTCCTCGTTGCTGTCCAAGCTTGGGGCACTTCTTGCCGCGCCGGCGCTGCGGGCTATGGCCAAGACGGTCGATCCCGGTGCGGCCAATGGAGGCCCGCTTCTGGGGCTCAACGGCATTGTCGTCAAAAGCCACGGCGGGGCCGAGGCCTGGGCCTATTCCAATGCCGTAAGCGTCGCCATTTCGCTGGCCGCCAGTGCCTATGCGACGGACATCCGCAAGGCGCTGGCCCACGTTCGCGAGGCGCACATCGCATCGCCCGAAACGCCGCAACCCCCGCAGATGGCGGATGAAAAGGTATCCTGA